Genomic window (Campylobacter sp. RM16704):
ATTTTAAAAGCACAGGATCAATTTGGGCTGGTTTTGATAAACAAGTTACTATTGTAATAAGAAATACAAATTCTTTAGATGATGCTGTAGGACCTAGAATTACTGTAGAAGCACAAGAATTGGAGGTTACAGGTGATATAGCACAAGATGCCGTTTTAAGAGGTAAGAAAGTAATTCTTAAAGGTAGCATGCATCATAGAAGTACCATTGTGGGAGAAAAAGTTGAAGTAAGTGTTTTAAGAGGATATTGTGAGGCAGAAGAATTAAGTGCTGAAACTTTGGAAAATGGTGTAGTTAAAGCTAAGAAAGTTGTTTTAAAGAAAGCTACGGGTGGAGAGATTATTGCAGATGAAATTTATATACAAGAACTTGGTGGAAATTGTGTTTGTAATGCTAAAAGTTTAATTCATATTGACAAAATTCAAGGAAGTGGTAATAAACTTGTTATACAAGATTTAAAAGCTTTTGGAAATGACAAAAGTGGAGAAGAAATTTTGTCATATATTGATGCTTTAAAGAGAGAACGAGATGATTTAATTAAAGAAATTGAAGAAACAAAACATACTATTCATGTAAGTAAAGATTCTGTGCGAATTTTGCAACAAAAAGTAAAGGAATTAATGAATGCAAAAAGTTCTATACCGCAGGCTTATAAAATAACCATAAAAGATTTTAATCAAAAAATAGAAAATTTAAGTGTCTTAAATAATAAAATAGAAAACCTAAGTGAAGAAGAAAAAATAAGTATAGAAAAACTCAAAAAAATACAAGATAATTTATTGAAATCAAAAATTATCAACCAAAGTGGGAAATGGACAGATTTAAATGAAGTGAAATTTAGTTTATTGTATCCTAGGAAAGAGTTAATTTATCATCCGCATAGTGAAGAAAAAATTCAATGTTTTGAACTTGAAAAAATTGATGCTGAGGATGGAACAAATATCTATGAGATTCGAATTATAAACAATTATAAGGACAAGGAATGATAGATGATAGTAACTATTGAAGGAATTGTAATTAAGAAAGAGCCTACTTTTGTAGTTATAAAAACTTCTAGTGGAATAGGTTATGGCGTCTTTGTATCGTTATTTTGTTCTAGTAGTTTTGAAATAAATCAAAAAATAGAGTTTTTAATTACACAAATTATAAAAGAAGATTCGCATAAATTATATGGATTTTTGGACGTTAATGAGCAAAAAATGTTTGAAATGTTGATTAAAATTAGTGGTATAGGAGCAACTACAGCTATGGCTCTTTGCTCAAGTTTAGATACAAATACCTTTTATACAGCTTTGCAAAGTGGCAATGAAAGTGTATTTAAAAAAGTTCCTGGTATTGGTCCAAAAAGTGCAAAAAGAATTATTGCTGAATTAAGTGATGTAAAAATTAATATAGAAAATTCTAATCAAGTTCATACGCAAGCTTTAGCAGCCTTACTTTCACTTGGTTTTAAACAAGATAATATTTTAAAGATTTTAAGGACTTGTGAAAGTAAAAATACCAATGAGCTCATTAAAGAAGCTTTAAAAAAATTAGCATAGTAAAAGGAAAATGTAATGATATATGGTGTAATTTTTGGTGCAAATTCTTATGAACATGAAATTAGTATAGTAAGTGCAGTGGTGTTAAAAAAAGTTCTTAAAGCACAAAAAAAGTTTATATTTTGTGATAAAAATAAGGAATTTTTTCTCATAAATGAAGAAAAAATGAATGCAAAATTTTTTAGCAGCGGTGCTTATAAAAAAGAAAAAGTTTTAGTATTAAAGCAGGGTGGATTTTTTTATAAAACCGTACTAGGTGAAAAAAAGCTTAAAATAGATGTGGCAATAAATATAGTACATGGAAAAGATGGAGAAGATGGAAAAATAGCAGCATTGCTTGATTTTTATGGTGTAAAATATATAGGACCGCGTTTGGAAGCTAGTGTTTTATCTTTTAATAAAATTTTAACAAAACTTTTTGCACAAAGCGTTGGGGTGAAAGTATTTGACTATAAAACATTAAATTTGTATAAAAAACAAACAAAATCTCTGAAATTTCCTTGTATTTTGAAACCTGCAAGACTTGGAAGTAGTATAGGTATAAGCATAGCAAAAGATGAAAATGAACTTAAATATGCTAAAGATGTAGCTTTTGAATTTGATGAGGATATAATTGTAGAGGAATTTATAAGTAATATTAAAGAGTATAATTTAGCTGGTTGTATGATAGATGAAAAAATTGAATTTTCTATCATTGAAGAACCTAAAAAAAATCAAATTTTAGATTTTGAACAAAAATACTTAGGTTTTTCGGAAAGCTCTAAAGTGAAAGAAGCAGATATCGGTGAGAGTTTAAAACAAAAACTTAGAGAGAATTTTACTAAGATCTATGATCCTTTATTTAAAGGGTCGTTGATACGCTGTGATTTTTTTGTAGTAGATAATGAGGTTTATTTAAACGAAATTAATCCAAATCCGGGTTCTTTAGCAAATTATTTATTTGATGATTTTACACAAGTAATAAACCAATTAGCTAAAAATGTGGAGCTTGAAAAGCAAATTAAGATTAACTATGCTTTTATTCATAATATCAATGGGCAAAAAGGTAAATTATAACCATGGCAACTTTTAGCAAAGACGAAATTTATACCGCTACAGAGGTAGTAAGAAATTTCAGCACTATGCTTGAAAAAACAAAAAAAAATGAAAATGGTAGAGTAGTAATTGTTAAAAATAATAAATTTGAAGCCGTGCTTTTGAGTTTTGAAGAATATGAACGTCTAAATGAAGCAGTGATACTTTTAGAAAAAATTTATAAAGATAAAAAAGGCTAAAAATGGCAAAAACTAGAGTATATTCAAATGGATATTTTTACGACTTAAGTTATGAACTTGTAAATCCAAAATGTGAAAAATCTATACTTATTTTGCATGGCTGGGGAGCTAATAAAGAGCTTATGAAGCAAGCTTTTGAAAAATTTTTAAGTGATTTTAAACAAATTTATTTAGATTTACCTGGTTTTGGAAATTCAAGTATAAATATACCTATAGATTCTTATGGCTATGCTAAAGTTGTAGAAAATTTTTTAACAACAATTGAGCAAGATATTGATTATATAATGGGACACTCTTTTGGCGGTAAGATTGCGACTATTATGTGTCAAAATTCTATTTTTAGAGGTTTAATTTTACTTTCAAGTGCAGGTATTGTTTTGCCAAAAAGCTTTAAAATAAGATTTAAAATAGCCTTATTTAAAATTTTAAAAAATCTTCCTTATGGGGATTTTTGGAGGCAGTTTTTTATAAGTAAAGACGTTCAAGGTATGAATGAAGTAATGTATGAAACTTTTAAAAAAGTTGTAAATGAGAATTTTGAAAATGAATTTCAAAAAATTAAAAGTCCTATTTTGATTTTTTGGGGTAATGAAGACAAAGCTACACCTTTAAAAAGTGGTGCAGTCATTCATTCTTTAGCACAAAAAGGAAAATTTTTTGCATTAGATGGAGATCATTTTTTTTTCTTAAAACATGCTGATT
Coding sequences:
- a CDS encoding D-alanine--D-alanine ligase encodes the protein MIYGVIFGANSYEHEISIVSAVVLKKVLKAQKKFIFCDKNKEFFLINEEKMNAKFFSSGAYKKEKVLVLKQGGFFYKTVLGEKKLKIDVAINIVHGKDGEDGKIAALLDFYGVKYIGPRLEASVLSFNKILTKLFAQSVGVKVFDYKTLNLYKKQTKSLKFPCILKPARLGSSIGISIAKDENELKYAKDVAFEFDEDIIVEEFISNIKEYNLAGCMIDEKIEFSIIEEPKKNQILDFEQKYLGFSESSKVKEADIGESLKQKLRENFTKIYDPLFKGSLIRCDFFVVDNEVYLNEINPNPGSLANYLFDDFTQVINQLAKNVELEKQIKINYAFIHNINGQKGKL
- a CDS encoding alpha/beta fold hydrolase, with product MAKTRVYSNGYFYDLSYELVNPKCEKSILILHGWGANKELMKQAFEKFLSDFKQIYLDLPGFGNSSINIPIDSYGYAKVVENFLTTIEQDIDYIMGHSFGGKIATIMCQNSIFRGLILLSSAGIVLPKSFKIRFKIALFKILKNLPYGDFWRQFFISKDVQGMNEVMYETFKKVVNENFENEFQKIKSPILIFWGNEDKATPLKSGAVIHSLAQKGKFFALDGDHFFFLKHADFICEKIHEDFLKND
- a CDS encoding flagellar assembly protein A; translated protein: MKESKILYTKDPYKELLAFASESKSEIENLDFKLLSFSTSYTYDNQEWIKVNEKELKIFEEDEKFLTRELNIEQEYKIEIYFKKLADRQKFEINLQANEICTILKANVKPSEIIFYYDKLALDLLESIYKTMIKEKYLLGFRSFDLKKKIIDLNTKIKEKQKFDFEVEFEVSRGIEPQNPTDEKIKYHYLENLKKYNDVMNRNYVAPIGKDEIAIERIKPKEGRDGKDLRFKILKALPPKTNKEKIICSDEFEIKEDDESVKYIAKKDGFIIQRKSIYEIENYLEFSKVDFKSTGSIWAGFDKQVTIVIRNTNSLDDAVGPRITVEAQELEVTGDIAQDAVLRGKKVILKGSMHHRSTIVGEKVEVSVLRGYCEAEELSAETLENGVVKAKKVVLKKATGGEIIADEIYIQELGGNCVCNAKSLIHIDKIQGSGNKLVIQDLKAFGNDKSGEEILSYIDALKRERDDLIKEIEETKHTIHVSKDSVRILQQKVKELMNAKSSIPQAYKITIKDFNQKIENLSVLNNKIENLSEEEKISIEKLKKIQDNLLKSKIINQSGKWTDLNEVKFSLLYPRKELIYHPHSEEKIQCFELEKIDAEDGTNIYEIRIINNYKDKE
- the ruvA gene encoding Holliday junction branch migration protein RuvA; translation: MIVTIEGIVIKKEPTFVVIKTSSGIGYGVFVSLFCSSSFEINQKIEFLITQIIKEDSHKLYGFLDVNEQKMFEMLIKISGIGATTAMALCSSLDTNTFYTALQSGNESVFKKVPGIGPKSAKRIIAELSDVKINIENSNQVHTQALAALLSLGFKQDNILKILRTCESKNTNELIKEALKKLA
- a CDS encoding type II toxin-antitoxin system Phd/YefM family antitoxin, encoding MATFSKDEIYTATEVVRNFSTMLEKTKKNENGRVVIVKNNKFEAVLLSFEEYERLNEAVILLEKIYKDKKG